One Sphingobacteruim zhuxiongii DNA window includes the following coding sequences:
- a CDS encoding tRNA1(Val) (adenine(37)-N6)-methyltransferase, translating into MGSIFQFKQFQVDQKDCPMRINTDGVILGAFASAKNPQQILDIGTGTGVIALMLAQRFEEAKVVAVEIDKLAAQTAQENFSVSPFAKRLSLVNSDIFLWNCTESFDLIVSNPPFYINSLHNPDERKKTAKHTDTTFFEGLMLFVSQRLNREGKLQIIVPVELKEFLVGSALRNELHLLEELKIHSFDDAEAIRLVLTFGKQEGADKATERFVIYKERAEHSDAYRELLKPFFLAF; encoded by the coding sequence ATGGGGAGTATATTCCAATTTAAGCAGTTTCAAGTGGATCAAAAAGATTGCCCAATGCGTATCAATACGGATGGTGTAATCTTAGGCGCGTTTGCTAGCGCAAAAAATCCTCAACAGATTTTAGATATCGGGACAGGTACTGGGGTAATCGCTTTAATGCTAGCGCAGCGTTTCGAAGAGGCGAAAGTTGTAGCTGTTGAGATTGATAAATTAGCGGCACAAACGGCACAAGAGAACTTCTCTGTGTCTCCGTTTGCTAAACGACTATCACTGGTTAACTCGGATATCTTTCTATGGAATTGTACGGAATCTTTCGACTTGATTGTTTCAAATCCTCCTTTTTACATCAATTCCTTGCACAATCCGGATGAACGCAAAAAAACAGCAAAGCATACGGATACTACTTTTTTTGAAGGTTTGATGCTTTTCGTTTCTCAGCGTTTGAATAGGGAAGGTAAACTTCAAATTATCGTTCCTGTGGAATTAAAAGAGTTTTTGGTAGGTAGTGCGCTAAGAAATGAACTACATCTGCTGGAGGAGCTTAAAATACATTCCTTTGACGATGCAGAAGCCATTCGCCTGGTGCTAACATTTGGTAAGCAAGAAGGAGCCGATAAGGCTACTGAACGTTTTGTTATCTATAAAGAACGAGCTGAACACTCGGATGCTTACCGTGAATTATTAAAACCATTCTTTCTCGCTTTTTAA
- a CDS encoding MerR family transcriptional regulator, whose amino-acid sequence MPYKDREINKLYYTMGEVTEMFGVNASQIRFYEREFDILQPKKNKKGNRLFTQSDISNLKIIFNLVKDKGYTLQGARDFLRSNKNEAKENQRVVDSLEKLKSFLLDVRDSL is encoded by the coding sequence ATGCCTTATAAAGATCGAGAAATTAATAAGTTGTATTACACCATGGGAGAAGTCACCGAAATGTTTGGTGTCAATGCTTCCCAAATTCGATTCTACGAGCGTGAATTTGATATTCTTCAACCGAAGAAGAATAAAAAAGGAAACCGTTTATTCACACAGAGTGACATTTCCAATTTGAAGATTATCTTCAATTTAGTAAAAGATAAAGGCTATACTTTACAAGGTGCACGCGATTTCTTACGTAGCAACAAAAACGAAGCAAAAGAAAACCAACGCGTTGTAGATTCATTAGAGAAATTAAAAAGCTTTTTACTTGACGTGCGCGACAGTCTATAG
- a CDS encoding sialate O-acetylesterase gives MKLKTITLAFIASMLIFQSAIAQLRLPNVLSDHMVLQRNTEINFWGWGGSNRPIKVIGSWFTDTVSTKVDYNGKWSLKLPKGEAGGPYQIKVISNNESILLNDILLGDVFLCSGQSNMEWGGNQNLKEIMDELPSANNPNIRLLQVSRIAANNPQEDINNNWSTLSAETLKPFSAIGYFIAKQLNKDLNVPIGVINASWGGTGAEVWTPNHLIENDPFLLKYAKMQDINAYRPYEGGVLWNSMVHPYAGYNLTAAYWYQGESNVGYYPSYDKLMKTLVTSWRAAWNYDFPFYFVQIAPYAYNSKNEPRAAYLRELQSKTALELQKSGMVVITDLVDDIKNIHPNLKKDVAKRLADMTLAEVYDKPIKDCKSPIYKSHVVKGNTIEISFHYAENGLKSKGDITELFIAGEDQQFQVAKGTIKGDKLIVQSKEVKNPVAVRFGFSETAMPNLFNSQGLPVSPFRTDK, from the coding sequence ATGAAATTAAAAACAATTACACTTGCCTTTATTGCGAGCATGTTGATTTTTCAATCCGCAATTGCTCAGCTTCGGTTGCCAAACGTGCTTTCCGATCATATGGTATTACAACGAAATACTGAAATCAACTTCTGGGGATGGGGCGGATCGAATCGACCAATAAAAGTTATTGGCTCGTGGTTTACAGATACCGTAAGTACAAAAGTCGATTATAACGGAAAATGGTCGTTAAAACTTCCCAAGGGCGAAGCCGGAGGTCCATATCAGATCAAGGTAATTTCGAACAATGAATCTATTCTTTTAAATGATATCCTATTAGGGGATGTATTTCTATGTTCTGGTCAGTCGAACATGGAATGGGGAGGAAATCAAAACCTAAAGGAAATTATGGACGAACTACCGAGCGCAAACAATCCGAATATTCGTTTGCTACAAGTAAGTCGCATTGCCGCAAATAATCCACAAGAAGACATCAACAACAACTGGTCTACATTGAGTGCAGAAACCTTAAAACCATTTTCGGCAATCGGATATTTTATAGCAAAACAACTAAACAAAGATTTGAATGTACCCATTGGCGTTATCAACGCAAGCTGGGGAGGTACAGGTGCAGAGGTCTGGACACCTAATCATCTCATAGAAAATGACCCTTTCCTATTGAAATATGCGAAAATGCAAGATATAAATGCATATCGCCCCTACGAAGGTGGTGTACTATGGAACAGCATGGTGCATCCCTATGCAGGATATAATCTAACAGCTGCCTATTGGTACCAAGGAGAGAGTAACGTAGGCTATTACCCGAGTTATGATAAACTTATGAAAACTCTTGTTACCTCTTGGAGAGCAGCATGGAATTATGACTTCCCATTCTACTTTGTTCAGATAGCACCCTATGCTTACAATAGTAAAAATGAACCGAGAGCTGCGTACTTACGTGAATTACAGTCAAAGACGGCCTTAGAGCTTCAAAAATCAGGCATGGTAGTGATTACTGACCTAGTTGATGATATAAAAAACATACATCCAAATCTAAAGAAAGACGTTGCAAAACGATTAGCAGATATGACCCTTGCTGAAGTATACGACAAACCGATAAAGGACTGCAAATCGCCAATCTATAAATCGCATGTTGTAAAGGGAAACACCATTGAAATATCTTTCCATTACGCTGAAAACGGATTAAAGTCGAAAGGTGATATCACAGAACTCTTTATTGCGGGCGAAGACCAACAATTTCAGGTAGCAAAAGGAACAATTAAAGGAGATAAACTGATTGTTCAATCGAAAGAAGTAAAAAACCCAGTAGCTGTACGTTTTGGGTTCTCGGAAACTGCAATGCCAAACCTATTTAATAGTCAAGGATTACCAGTTTCTCCATTTAGAACTGATAAATAA
- the mtgA gene encoding monofunctional biosynthetic peptidoglycan transglycosylase, with product MAIKRSTKTNKKKQSKPTTGSVLTRKILPWVLKGILAFFVMTILWVIVLRFINPPITYLMLQRGFERKEAGKDWKIERSWLSYEDMSDNLKRAALAGEDAHFMTHNGFDTDAIKKAFEKNQEGKKLRGGSTISQQTAKNVFLWPERSWLRKGLETYFTGLIELFWSKKRILEVYLNVIEMGQGVYGAEAASQYYFHKSGKSLTKKEAALIIAILPSPQKWDARRPSAYINRRANSIVRYLNYYKIPE from the coding sequence ATGGCTATTAAGCGTTCGACAAAGACGAATAAAAAAAAGCAAAGCAAACCAACAACCGGCTCCGTCTTAACAAGAAAGATTCTTCCTTGGGTTCTAAAGGGCATATTAGCCTTTTTTGTGATGACTATTTTATGGGTCATTGTTTTACGCTTCATTAATCCTCCGATAACTTATTTGATGCTTCAGCGCGGATTCGAGCGAAAAGAAGCGGGTAAGGATTGGAAAATTGAGCGATCTTGGTTATCCTACGAAGACATGTCGGATAATTTGAAGCGTGCTGCTTTAGCAGGCGAGGATGCCCATTTTATGACGCACAATGGTTTCGACACGGATGCCATTAAGAAAGCATTTGAGAAAAATCAGGAAGGTAAAAAATTACGTGGAGGAAGCACAATAAGTCAACAAACCGCAAAGAATGTTTTTCTGTGGCCAGAGCGATCGTGGCTTCGAAAAGGCTTAGAGACTTACTTCACTGGTTTAATCGAGTTATTCTGGAGTAAAAAGCGGATTCTCGAAGTTTATTTAAATGTTATTGAAATGGGGCAAGGCGTATATGGGGCCGAAGCTGCATCGCAATACTATTTTCATAAATCGGGAAAAAGTCTGACAAAGAAGGAGGCTGCGTTGATCATTGCTATTCTACCGAGTCCACAAAAATGGGATGCTCGACGTCCTTCAGCGTATATTAATCGCAGAGCAAATAGTATTGTCCGGTATTTAAATTACTATAAAATCCCGGAGTAA
- the accD gene encoding acetyl-CoA carboxylase, carboxyltransferase subunit beta, translated as MSWFKRNKAGIHTATENKKEAPDGMWNKCPNCKKPLLNVEQVENKFVCHYCDYHIRIGSTAYFSILFDNNEYTELFPNLKAGDPLNFIDSKPYKDRLVESQAKTGLNDALRSAVGKLEGQEIVIACMDFSFIGGSMGSVVGEKIARSIDYCIEHKLPFMLISKSGGARMMEAAFSLMQMAKTSAKLALLAQAKLPYVCLLTDPTTGGVTASYAMLGDINIAEPGALIGFAGPRVIKETIKKDLPKGFQTSEFVLEHGFLDFIVDRRQLKEKVATFLKLVK; from the coding sequence ATGAGTTGGTTTAAACGAAACAAAGCAGGAATTCATACTGCGACAGAAAATAAAAAAGAGGCTCCTGATGGCATGTGGAATAAATGTCCTAATTGCAAGAAGCCCCTTTTAAACGTTGAGCAGGTAGAAAACAAGTTTGTCTGCCATTACTGTGATTACCACATTCGAATAGGTTCAACTGCCTATTTCTCTATATTATTTGATAATAATGAGTATACAGAGCTTTTCCCAAATCTAAAAGCTGGTGACCCCTTAAACTTCATCGATTCAAAACCTTACAAAGATCGTCTTGTCGAAAGCCAAGCTAAAACTGGCTTAAATGATGCATTACGTTCTGCTGTAGGAAAGTTAGAAGGACAGGAAATTGTCATCGCCTGTATGGATTTTTCATTCATTGGAGGTTCTATGGGTTCAGTTGTAGGAGAGAAAATTGCACGTTCGATTGATTATTGTATTGAGCACAAACTACCGTTTATGCTTATTTCAAAATCTGGTGGTGCACGTATGATGGAGGCCGCATTCTCGTTAATGCAGATGGCTAAAACATCAGCGAAATTAGCTTTGCTAGCACAAGCAAAACTTCCTTACGTCTGTCTATTAACCGATCCAACGACTGGAGGTGTTACTGCATCATACGCTATGCTAGGTGACATCAATATCGCGGAGCCTGGTGCATTGATAGGATTTGCTGGCCCGCGCGTAATTAAAGAAACTATCAAGAAAGATCTGCCGAAAGGATTCCAAACATCGGAATTCGTTCTTGAGCACGGATTTTTAGACTTTATTGTTGACAGAAGACAACTAAAAGAAAAAGTTGCAACTTTCTTGAAACTCGTAAAATAA
- a CDS encoding DUF5125 domain-containing protein: MRKLINYTYLLFLLSIIVGCKDELIVPTGGGSPTIEVVSKPTAAFFADSISYHVKVADQGVNLSTLKVELLYSEDVVASQIIRTKEYGDYQGKLFAPFLKNVPNGTATLRFTLQNIELTKTEVLVDLPLSRPDFPFLNLIVEGKTYKMLRKGPNQYEVSDNFSTKISGYIEAPAFGANGNVVQFGWDGDGISEGLTAQIPFSNIIEGVYPISFNTLTYLGSPFISYKLNGEDMNLIADDVYSIDVELDKDQELTFEGLVGLDSWWIDSDYIRKDGDKLFFNAAKGKYRITSDLKKKYFIVGAMNGSNLASLNADGTGAIWIIGEGIGKPNVTSNEVGWNTDKALCLAPIGGKKYQVTVVAGTTIKANSINFKFFHQKGWGGEFGGNAISTTSDIIFVGNGTNGRDSGNLGILTGKQLEAGATYTFVVDLSAGNDKGVLTVTKQ; encoded by the coding sequence ATGAGAAAATTGATCAATTATACCTATTTATTGTTTTTACTCTCCATTATCGTGGGCTGTAAAGATGAACTAATTGTGCCTACCGGTGGTGGTAGTCCGACAATTGAAGTAGTTAGTAAACCTACGGCAGCCTTCTTTGCAGATAGCATTAGCTATCACGTCAAAGTCGCAGATCAGGGCGTCAATCTTTCTACCTTAAAAGTGGAGTTGCTATACAGCGAAGACGTCGTTGCATCACAAATTATACGTACCAAAGAATATGGTGACTATCAAGGGAAACTCTTCGCGCCATTCTTGAAAAATGTACCGAACGGTACAGCAACATTGCGTTTTACTTTGCAAAACATTGAACTAACGAAGACGGAGGTTTTAGTGGATTTACCACTTAGCCGTCCTGATTTCCCTTTCTTAAATCTAATTGTCGAAGGGAAAACCTACAAAATGTTGCGTAAAGGACCCAATCAATATGAAGTATCAGACAATTTCTCAACGAAAATAAGTGGCTATATTGAAGCACCCGCATTTGGTGCGAACGGAAATGTGGTTCAGTTCGGTTGGGATGGTGATGGAATTAGTGAGGGCTTGACGGCGCAAATACCTTTCTCCAATATTATCGAAGGCGTTTATCCAATTAGCTTTAATACGCTGACCTATCTTGGAAGTCCTTTTATATCTTACAAGCTAAACGGCGAGGATATGAATTTAATCGCAGATGATGTGTATAGCATTGATGTGGAGTTAGATAAAGATCAGGAGTTGACGTTTGAAGGATTAGTTGGCTTAGACAGTTGGTGGATTGATTCTGATTATATCCGTAAGGATGGGGATAAATTATTTTTTAATGCTGCAAAAGGTAAATACCGTATCACTTCCGATCTGAAGAAGAAATACTTCATTGTTGGAGCGATGAACGGTTCAAATTTAGCTTCGTTGAATGCTGACGGAACGGGGGCAATCTGGATTATCGGTGAAGGTATCGGAAAACCAAATGTGACGAGCAATGAGGTCGGTTGGAATACAGACAAAGCTTTATGTTTAGCACCAATTGGCGGGAAGAAATACCAAGTAACAGTTGTCGCAGGTACAACCATTAAAGCGAATTCCATTAATTTCAAATTCTTCCATCAGAAAGGATGGGGCGGTGAGTTTGGAGGCAACGCGATCTCTACGACAAGCGACATAATCTTTGTTGGGAACGGTACGAACGGACGTGATTCTGGAAACTTAGGAATTTTGACCGGAAAACAATTGGAAGCTGGTGCAACCTATACCTTCGTCGTAGACCTGTCTGCAGGCAATGATAAAGGCGTCTTAACAGTGACTAAACAATAA
- a CDS encoding DUF6814 family protein produces MESLKKILGIVWIILALLTAYFCIAKFGIPKIVSGHQEDVVFGIIILFILTPIITCGLGIFGYYALKGEYDKEKM; encoded by the coding sequence ATGGAATCATTAAAAAAGATATTAGGAATTGTTTGGATAATCCTTGCACTTCTAACCGCATATTTCTGTATTGCCAAATTTGGAATCCCAAAAATTGTATCCGGACACCAAGAAGATGTCGTATTCGGCATTATAATCCTGTTTATCTTAACCCCAATTATCACTTGTGGATTAGGGATATTTGGATATTACGCGCTAAAAGGCGAGTACGATAAAGAGAAAATGTAA
- a CDS encoding metallophosphoesterase family protein, with protein MRIGLISDTHSYLDPAVFTYFEACDEIWHAGDFGDMAVIEELRAFKPLRGVYGNIDDKPIRLEYPENLRFNCEGVDVWMTHIGGYPGKYNPLVRAEIQKNPPKLFICGHSHILKVQFDPKLGLLHLNPGAAGKQGWHQVRTLMRFDVNGDKIENLEVIELNPRY; from the coding sequence ATGAGAATCGGGTTAATATCAGATACACACAGCTACTTAGACCCTGCAGTTTTTACTTATTTCGAAGCATGTGATGAAATATGGCATGCGGGAGATTTCGGTGATATGGCGGTGATTGAAGAACTGCGTGCTTTCAAACCCTTGCGAGGAGTGTATGGGAATATCGATGATAAGCCAATACGTCTTGAATATCCGGAAAATTTACGTTTCAATTGCGAAGGGGTAGATGTATGGATGACCCATATTGGCGGTTATCCAGGTAAGTATAATCCTTTAGTACGTGCTGAAATACAGAAGAATCCTCCGAAGCTCTTTATTTGTGGTCATTCACACATCTTGAAAGTGCAATTTGATCCCAAATTAGGTTTATTGCATTTGAATCCTGGAGCGGCAGGTAAGCAGGGCTGGCATCAAGTTAGAACATTGATGCGGTTTGATGTTAATGGGGATAAGATTGAGAATCTGGAAGTAATTGAGTTAAACCCTCGGTACTAG
- the mutS gene encoding DNA mismatch repair protein MutS, which produces MAKEKKQTPLMQQYNTIKAKYPGALLLFRVGDFYETFGEDAMKAAKILGIVLTKRGNGSESETALAGFPHHSLETYLPKLVRAGQRVAICDQLEDPKLTKTIVKRGVTELVTPGVSYSENIVQQKSNNYLASLFIDKQIVGISFLDISTGEFLVAQGSFDYIDKLLQGFKPTEIILPKKQYKEFVEHFGSSYYTYPLDEWPYSGDYATECLHKHFEVNSMKGFGIDRLPVGIIAAGVALHYLNETEHRNLQHISNISRIEEERYMWLDRFTIRNLELIGSQNENATTLSDVLDETSSPMGARLLKRWIVMPLKDVKSINERLQVVEYFHKNRELREQLIHEIKQVGDLERLISKIGLQKANPREISQLKRALYAVEKLKELTNVPSSEALRIISEQLNPCALIREKIETTLQAEPPVALNKGNVIANGIDADLDKLRKVAFGGKDYLLEIQKRESELTGIPSLKIAFNNVFGYYLEVTNTHKDKVPEGWIRKQTLVNAERYITEELKEYEEQILGAEEKIQLIENRIYGELLISIAEYIKPIQLNAQLIAKLDVLLNFATIAERNFYVKPEVNDGKELEIKGGRHPVIEKNLPIGEDYITNDTSLDPENQQIIIITGPNMAGKSALLRQTGLIVLMAQIGSFVPAKEAAIGVVDKIFTRVGASDNLSSGESTFMVEMNETASIMNNLSDRSLILLDEIGRGTSTYDGISIAWAIAEYLHSHPTARAKTLFATHYHELNELCNSMPRIKNYNVSVKEVNNKVIFLRKLVPGGSEHSFGIHVAKLAGMPPKLIGRAGEILKRLEQERTGGEKIKDSMRKIQKQAYQLQMFAIDDPVLEKIRDMLNNLDVNTLTPVEALMKLDEIQRLLKN; this is translated from the coding sequence TTGGCAAAAGAAAAGAAGCAAACCCCTTTAATGCAGCAATATAACACCATTAAGGCCAAGTACCCTGGCGCATTATTGTTGTTTAGAGTGGGCGATTTTTACGAGACGTTTGGAGAGGATGCGATGAAAGCGGCTAAAATATTAGGCATCGTTTTGACAAAGCGTGGAAATGGCTCGGAATCGGAAACTGCGTTAGCTGGGTTCCCACATCATTCTTTAGAAACTTATTTGCCAAAATTGGTGCGTGCTGGTCAGCGGGTAGCAATATGCGATCAGTTGGAAGACCCCAAACTAACGAAGACCATTGTAAAAAGAGGCGTGACAGAATTAGTGACACCAGGCGTGTCCTATAGTGAAAATATTGTTCAGCAGAAATCAAATAACTACTTAGCATCGCTGTTTATTGACAAGCAGATTGTTGGGATTTCTTTTTTAGATATTTCTACTGGAGAGTTCTTAGTTGCTCAGGGTAGTTTTGATTATATTGATAAGTTATTGCAAGGCTTTAAGCCGACCGAAATTATCCTTCCTAAAAAGCAGTATAAAGAGTTTGTAGAACATTTTGGATCTTCCTATTATACTTATCCGTTGGATGAATGGCCTTATTCGGGAGATTATGCAACAGAGTGTTTACATAAGCACTTTGAAGTAAATTCAATGAAAGGTTTCGGTATTGATCGTTTACCTGTTGGGATCATTGCGGCGGGTGTTGCGCTACATTATCTAAACGAAACAGAGCATCGTAATCTACAGCATATTTCAAATATTTCTCGAATTGAGGAAGAACGATATATGTGGTTAGATCGCTTTACGATTCGTAATCTTGAATTGATTGGTTCTCAAAATGAAAATGCAACCACACTATCTGACGTACTCGATGAAACATCTTCCCCAATGGGTGCACGTTTGTTGAAACGTTGGATTGTGATGCCTCTAAAAGATGTGAAGTCTATTAATGAGCGTTTACAAGTTGTAGAGTACTTTCACAAGAATCGAGAATTGCGAGAACAGTTGATTCATGAGATCAAGCAAGTAGGGGATTTGGAGCGCCTAATTAGTAAGATTGGCTTACAGAAAGCAAATCCTCGTGAAATTAGCCAGCTAAAGCGTGCTTTATATGCTGTTGAGAAGCTTAAGGAGTTAACAAATGTTCCATCTTCGGAAGCGTTGCGAATCATTTCAGAACAATTAAATCCTTGTGCATTAATTCGTGAAAAAATCGAGACGACTTTACAAGCAGAACCACCTGTTGCTTTAAATAAAGGAAACGTGATTGCCAATGGTATTGACGCCGATCTAGACAAATTACGTAAAGTTGCGTTTGGAGGTAAAGATTACCTGTTGGAGATTCAAAAAAGAGAATCTGAATTAACGGGAATTCCGTCACTGAAAATTGCTTTTAACAATGTGTTCGGGTATTATTTAGAGGTAACGAATACCCATAAGGATAAGGTGCCTGAGGGCTGGATAAGAAAACAAACCTTAGTAAATGCTGAACGATATATTACCGAAGAGTTAAAGGAATATGAAGAGCAGATTCTTGGCGCGGAAGAAAAAATCCAGTTAATTGAAAACAGAATATATGGGGAACTTTTAATATCCATCGCAGAATATATCAAACCCATTCAGTTAAATGCACAACTGATTGCAAAGCTCGATGTATTGTTAAATTTTGCAACAATCGCTGAGCGTAACTTTTATGTCAAGCCTGAAGTTAACGATGGGAAAGAGCTGGAAATAAAAGGTGGTCGTCATCCCGTTATCGAGAAGAATCTCCCAATTGGAGAGGACTACATTACGAATGATACTTCCTTAGATCCCGAGAATCAGCAGATCATTATTATTACGGGTCCTAACATGGCGGGTAAATCAGCCTTACTTAGACAGACCGGTTTAATTGTACTGATGGCGCAAATAGGTTCTTTTGTTCCCGCAAAGGAAGCTGCTATTGGCGTCGTTGATAAGATTTTTACTAGGGTCGGGGCCTCCGACAATTTGTCGTCTGGGGAATCGACTTTTATGGTCGAAATGAATGAGACGGCAAGTATCATGAATAACCTATCTGATCGCAGTTTAATTCTATTGGATGAGATCGGACGTGGAACAAGTACATATGATGGTATATCTATTGCTTGGGCGATAGCCGAATATTTGCATAGTCATCCGACAGCTCGAGCAAAAACGTTATTTGCCACACACTATCACGAATTGAATGAACTTTGCAATTCGATGCCACGCATTAAGAACTATAATGTGAGTGTGAAAGAGGTGAATAATAAAGTGATATTCTTACGCAAATTGGTTCCTGGAGGATCTGAACATAGCTTTGGTATTCACGTTGCTAAGCTTGCTGGTATGCCACCAAAACTAATCGGCCGTGCGGGTGAAATTCTAAAACGTCTAGAGCAGGAACGCACAGGAGGGGAGAAAATCAAAGATAGCATGCGTAAGATTCAGAAGCAGGCTTATCAGTTGCAGATGTTTGCTATTGACGATCCGGTATTGGAAAAGATTCGCGATATGTTAAATAATTTAGACGTTAATACGTTAACTCCTGTTGAGGCTTTAATGAAATTGGATGAAATTCAACGTTTGTTGAAGAATTAA
- a CDS encoding isoaspartyl peptidase/L-asparaginase family protein codes for METSYVLVIHGGAGTILKKNMTDSLERAYIAVMTEALQSGYKLIERGQSSLDAVEAAVRVMEDSPLFNAGKGAVFTHDGKNELDASIMDGKTLKAGAVAGVRTIKNPISAARAVMEKSEHVMMAGDGADAFAKAVGLTIVDPSYFWTKSRFDALQNILKRDAEKTELDHSNPQTTIAPFVKDEKFGTVGAVALDKSGNLAAATSTGGMTNKKFGRIGDSPIIGAGTYADNQTVAVSCTGWGEFFIRSNAAYDLAARMKYAKSNVTDAAAQVIERIAAMGGDGGLIALDRNGKIAMPFNTEGMYRGTVSKDGTIKVEIYK; via the coding sequence ATGGAAACATCCTATGTCTTGGTGATACACGGAGGAGCGGGGACAATTCTGAAAAAAAACATGACGGATTCCTTAGAACGCGCCTATATTGCTGTTATGACTGAGGCATTACAAAGTGGATATAAGCTTATCGAGCGTGGACAATCGAGCTTGGATGCGGTTGAAGCAGCAGTACGTGTTATGGAAGACTCACCTCTCTTCAATGCGGGGAAAGGTGCAGTGTTTACCCATGATGGAAAGAATGAACTCGATGCTTCCATTATGGATGGTAAGACATTAAAAGCAGGAGCCGTTGCCGGTGTTCGGACCATAAAAAATCCAATCTCTGCTGCCCGAGCAGTGATGGAAAAATCAGAACATGTGATGATGGCAGGAGACGGGGCGGATGCTTTTGCTAAAGCGGTAGGTTTGACAATTGTGGATCCATCGTACTTCTGGACAAAATCCCGCTTTGACGCATTACAAAATATTTTAAAAAGAGATGCCGAGAAAACCGAATTGGATCATTCCAATCCACAAACTACAATTGCGCCTTTTGTGAAGGACGAGAAATTTGGAACGGTGGGAGCTGTTGCATTGGATAAATCCGGGAATCTTGCGGCAGCGACTTCTACAGGAGGTATGACGAACAAGAAATTCGGACGCATTGGCGATTCTCCAATTATCGGTGCTGGGACATATGCCGACAATCAGACTGTTGCGGTTTCGTGTACGGGATGGGGCGAGTTTTTCATTCGTTCCAACGCTGCTTATGACCTGGCGGCAAGGATGAAATATGCGAAAAGCAATGTGACCGACGCTGCTGCTCAAGTTATTGAACGTATCGCTGCAATGGGCGGTGACGGTGGTTTAATTGCCTTAGACCGCAATGGGAAAATCGCAATGCCATTTAATACCGAAGGAATGTATCGCGGTACGGTATCGAAAGACGGTACGATAAAGGTTGAAATCTATAAATAG